The following proteins come from a genomic window of Hydractinia symbiolongicarpus strain clone_291-10 chromosome 2, HSymV2.1, whole genome shotgun sequence:
- the LOC130630101 gene encoding piggyBac transposable element-derived protein 4-like, translating to MTYDMNDIVNFMTESDGEIDLGEDFDDTDDSDWEYNKEERRKAVPEPNHPATAPAAPLLNTGEESATDQSVQDSDDKDNLPLNLLRPDNHNADIGRGRARGRGRGRGRGRGREQLQPNGNDEQNWSWEKEREVGIDNEICVPYLDEERIKVPLPDDFFSLYLTDEIFQLLVDETNRFAEQYFEHNPEKRNNTYAGMWLQVTLEEMKSFIAIILLMGIIHKPSIDMYWVTDELLCTPVVSKIMTRNRFQLILKFLHFNNNEDPNFDPQNEDRDSLHKVRPLIEMLRERCYAVYYPGQNLSVDESLVLFKGRLKFKQYIHPD from the exons atgacatatgaCATGAATGATATAGTTAATTTTATGACTGAAAGTGATGGGGAAATTGATCTTGGGGAAGATTTTGATGACACTGATGACAGTGATTGGGAGTAtaataaagaagaaagaagaaaagctGTCCCTGAACCAAACCACCCTGCAACTGCACCTGCAGCACCGTTACTCAACACCGGTGAGGAGTCTGCTACCGACCAAAGTGTACAAGATAGTGACGATAAAGACAATTTGCCATTGAACTTATTGCGTCCTGACAACCACAATGCTGATATTG GACGAGGTCGTGCAAGGGGACGTGGTAGAGGTAGAGGACGTGGCAGAGGTAGAGAACAACTGCAACCTAATGGTAATGATGAACAGAATTGGAGCTGGGAGAAGGAAAGGGAGGTTGGTATTGACAATGAGATATGTGTACCATATTTGGACGAAGAGCGCATAAAAGTTCCTCTACCTGATGACTTTTTTTCGCTCTACCTAACCGATGAAATATTTCAGCTTCTCGTTGATGAAACAAATCGGTTTGCTGAACAATATTTTGAACATAACCCTGAAAAAAGGAACAATACATATGCTGGGATGTGGTTACAAGTAACGTTGGAAGAAATGAAGTCATTTATTGCTATTATTTTGTTGATGGGTATAATTCACAAACCGTCAATTGATATGTACTGGGTGACAGATGAATTGTTATGTACTCCTGTTGTTTCTAAAATCATGACAAGAAACAGATTCCAACTAATTCTGAAGTTCTTGCACTTCAATAATAATGAAGATCCTAACTTTGATCCACAAAACGAAGATAGGGACAGCCTTCACAAAGTGAGACCGCTGATTGAGATGCTGCGTGAACGATGTTATGCTGTTTACTACCCAGGACAGAACTTGAGTGTTGATGAGTCTCTCGTACTTTTCAAAGGTCGTTTGAAGTTCAAACAGTATATACATCCGGACTAA
- the LOC130630102 gene encoding piggyBac transposable element-derived protein 4-like: protein MFYDDDGNEGMPTTERISASLMVPYFYKNHILFTDNFYTSPSLAEYFLNHGTHLCGTVRSNRKHFCKDIIDVALEKGEASFYRSTNNNKIVVSKYRAAKDKSGNKPKIVFLLSTCHSAIMSETGQANKDGVAIRKSTMIKSYNSHMGGVDMVDQQLHNIDVLRKHYKWYKKVAFRLIMQAVLNSHKLFQFRTGNEKKTFLEFLQDVIASLAKQNELPQNYVPDDGRERLTGRHFPSVQVADEDAKDKRPSKNCRVCYAKNKRTDKGRPLKTVYICEKCPSQPGLHPDKCFEIYISYSRAFW, encoded by the coding sequence ATGTTTTATGATGACGACGGCAATGAAGGGATGCCAACGACTGAACGTATTTCTGCATCATTGATGGTCCCGTACTTTTACAAAAATCACATCTTATTTACTGATAACTTCTACACCAGTCCGAGTCTTGCTGAATACTTTTTAAACCATGGCACCCATCTTTGCGGAACAGTTAGAAGTAATCGTAAACATTTCTGCAAGGATATCATCGATGTCGCGTTGGAAAAAGGAGAAGCATCTTTTTACAGAtcaaccaacaacaacaaaatagttGTTTCAAAATACAGAGCTGCAAAGGACAAATCTGGTAACAaaccaaaaattgtttttttgctaTCAACATGTCATTCAGCCATAATGTCAGAAACTGGTCAGGCAAACAAAGATGGTGTAGCGATCCGCAAATCCACTATGATAAAATCGTACAACAGCCACATGGGAGGTGTTGACATGGTCGATCAGCAGCTGCATAACATAGATGTCCTCAGAAAACACTACAAGTGGTACAAAAAGGTTGCTTTCAGATTGATTATGCAAGCAGTATTGAATTCCCACAAACTTTTTCAGTTTCGCACTGGGAACGAAAAGAAGACCTTCTTGGAATTCCTACAGGATGTTATTGCAAGTTTAGCCAAGCAGAATGAGCTACCACAGAACTATGTCCCTGATGATGGTAGAGAGAGACTTACTGGTAGACATTTTCCATCAGTACAAGTTGCAGACGAAGATGCAAAAGACAAGAGGCCGTCCAAAAATTGCCGTGTTTGTTATGCAAAAAATAAGCGCACCGATAAAGGCCGTCCGCTGAAGACTGTCTATATTTGTGAAAAGTGTCCATCACAGCCAGGACTTCACCCTGACAAATGCTTTGAGATCTATATATCATACTCAAGAGCATTTTGGTGA